In one Balaenoptera musculus isolate JJ_BM4_2016_0621 chromosome 2, mBalMus1.pri.v3, whole genome shotgun sequence genomic region, the following are encoded:
- the RSL24D1 gene encoding probable ribosome biogenesis protein RLP24 has translation MRIEKCYFCSGPIYPGHGMMFVRNDCKVFRFCKSKCHKNFKKKRNPRKVRWTKAFRKAAGKELTVDNSFEFEKRRNEPVRYQRELWNKTIDAMKRVEEIKQKRQAKFIMNRLKKNKELQKVQDIKEVKQNIHLIRAPLAGKGKQLEDRMVQKLQQDVDMEDVS, from the exons ATGCGGATTGAGAAGTGTTACTTCTGTTCGGGGCCTATTTACCCAGGCCACGGCATGATGTTCGTTCGCAACGATTGCAAG GTGTTCAGATTCTGTAAATCCAAGTGTCATAAAAACTTCAAAAAGAAGCGCAATCCTCGCAAGGTCAGGTGGACTAAAGCATTCCGGAAAGCAGCTGGTAAAGAGCTCACAGTG GATAATTCATTTGAATTTGAAAAACGTAGAAATGAACCTGTCAGATACCAGCGAGAGCTATGGAATAAAACCA TTGATGCAATGAAGAGAGTTGAAGAGATCAAACAGAAACGCCAGGCTAAATTTATAATGAACag gttgaagaaaaataaagaactacaGAAAGTTCAGGACATTAAAGAAGTGAAGCAAAACATCCATCTTATCCGGGCGCCTCTTGCAG gcaaaggaaagcagctggaagacagaatggtacaGAAATTACAACAGGATGTGGACATGGAAGATGTTTCTTAG